In Chitinophagaceae bacterium C216, the genomic stretch ATAGACCGCTAATGGTTTTATACTTTCTTAAAAACTTGAGAGAACCTATCGGATTGGCCTTTTTCCAATCAAAGGGACTACGGTTTTCAGGTTTCAGAGATTCGGGTAACACAAAGAAACCGTACAGAAAGTTTACAAAACAAAGAATTGCGGCTGCATAAAACGGAGCTCTTATGCCCCATCCGGCGAGCAATCCACCCAATGCCGGACCCAGTACAAATCCCAGTCCAAAAGCTGCACCAATAAGACCGAAGTTTTTTGCACGGTTTTCATTAGTGCTGATATCAGCGATATAAGCACTTGCTGCAGTAAAGCTAGCTCCTGTAATGCCCGCCAGTACACGACCTACAAAAAGTAATGCATAGTTATGGGCAAGTGCCAGAATAATGTAGTCTATACAAAATCCCAGTAGTGATAGCAAAATAATAGGCCTTCTTCCGAAGCGGTCGCTGAGATTGCCCATCAACGGTGCAAATAAAAACTGCATTGCAGCAAACACAGATACGAGATATCCACCCCAGCGGCTTGTTTCGTTAAGAGGGATATGTTTGAGTTCTACCAATAACTGTGGCATAACAGGAATAATCAATCCCCAGCCAATAACATCAATTGTAAGGGTGACAAAAATAAATCCTATAGCGGCATTACTAGAGCTTTTCATAAGAAAAAATTAGGCCTGCAAAGATGCAGAAAAGAAAGCAAAGAATTGCTTGCCATAAGAAAAGATATGTAAGGCATACTAGCAATTTATTGCACTCAGGCCTTTCTTAGTTCTTCAAAAACGCCGGTTTGTTTGTTTTTGCGAACATTGTCCCAGTTAAAGTATCGGCCGTTCATAGCTACATAAACACCGTGAGGGAGTGTTTGTACAAATGCTAATGCACTTCCTAGATTGAATAATCCATCGGAGCTTCCAAACTTAATAGGAATCATGGCGCCGGTAATTACAATCGTTTTGTTTTTGACTTTTTCAGCCAACACTTTGGCTGTTTTATCCATAGTATCGGTGCCATGTGTAATGATGATTTGTGTTTCTTCACATTGCTCGCATTGATAAGCAATCAGCTCACGATCTTCATCGGTCATCTCCAAACTGTCAATCATCATCAGGGTGCGTATTTCAACAGGAACAGTATTACGACCTTTTTCCAACAGCTCTGGTAAATGAGTATCTTTAAAGTATAGCTGCCCGGAGAGCATGTTATATTCCTTATCAAAAGTTCCTCCTGTTATAAATATTCTGACCGCCATATCCTAATAATTTGGGCATCAAAAGTAGTGAAGTTTAGTGGGTACGTCTCATTTCTTTGATGAATATACTTTTAGTTGCTGAACGACATAAAAGAAAAGATATGAATTCTTATAATTCATTCAATGTTGTTTATAGCAAGCTACAGGAAACTATATATATCCGTTTAACATTTTGAAAAAATAAAACGCTGAGATAATTTGTTAGTAGTACAGGCATTAAGAAGCTGTAACAATCTTATCTGGCGTAATGGGCAAATCTCTCAATCGTTTGCCGGAAGCGTTGTAAATAGCATTGGCAATGGCTGCAGCAACACCTATGATACCTACTTCTCCCAATCCTTTTGCACCTGTAGGATTAATGTTTGCATCCGGTTTTCCAATGAAAGCTACTTCAATAATAGGTGCATCGGCATTTACCGGAAAATGATATCCGGCAAAATCGTGGCCTATCAAACCTCCTAGGTTGGCATCTGCGATTTGTTCTTCCATCAAAGCCATTCCTATTCCGCCCACTGCGGCTCCTGATATCTGATTGGCGGCTGCTTTTTCATTCACAATCTTACCTCCATCGGCCACACAAACCATTCTTTCTATTTTCACTTTTCCTGTGGAAGGATGTACTTTTACTTTACAGAAGTGAGCTGCGCCCGAGCAGAAGGCGTACTGTCTTCTTTCTTCCCCAGGACCGGAGCTAGCTTCCACATAAATAGTTTTAAGATTATGTTGAGCCCATAACTGCTGATAGGAAACAAATTCGTTATTGGGTGTTTGGTAAGAAATGCCGGTGTCGCCGAGTAATATATCTTTTTCGGTTGCGGTTTTATACTTTTCATTGATGGCCGCTGCGTATTCAGCTAACTTTAGCTTCAAGGCATTACATACCGCCACTACAGCTCCACTTATCGAAGATAAACCTGTGCTACCGCCCTGACTGGGTGCTGGCGGTAGTGAGGAGTGTCCTAGTTCTACTTTTATTTTATTGCGAGGAATACCGGTGCTTTCATGAGCAATGTTATACATGCCTGTAGCGGTACCGGTACCAATGTCTGTCATAGCTGTTTGAACCGTAATGCTGCCGTCTTGCTGCATTTCTATACCTGCGCTGGCATTATTACGTCCGGCATTCCACATGCCCAAAGCCATACCATAACCAATAAACCAATCGCCTTCTTTGAGGGCTCGGGGCTGAGCTTTTCGTTGTGACCAATTGATGAGTGCTGCTCCTTTTTCGATACATTCATTAAGATAATTAGTAGACCACGGCAGGCCATTATCGGGATTTTTGTCTAAAGACAGATTTTGCAAACGAAGCGCCACAGGGTCCATGTTTAATTTATAACTCAGTTCATCTATAGCACTTTCAATAGCAAAGGCTCCTGTGCAATCACCTGGACCTCTCATCCATGTAGGTGTGGAAAGGTTTAAGGGTACAACGGCAGATTCTGTTTTCAGATTAGGGAATTTATAGATCAATCTGGTTACACGTGTAATGCCTTCTGTGAAGGTTTCATACACCGAAGTACTATGCTTAGCGGCATGCCATACGCCGATGATGTTGCCTTTTTCGTCGGCACCCATTTTCACTTTTTGCCATGAAGCCGGTCGATATCCTACCGAGTAAAACATTTGCGGACGAGTCAGCATTAGCTTTACAGGACGCTGGACTTGCTTTGCAGCCATGGCCGTCGCAATGGCATGAGGCCACACACGTAGTCCGGAACCAAAACCTCCTCCAACATACTCACTCACTACTTCAATGTTTTTTTCAGGAATATTAAAGACTCGTGCAAAAGTGCGCTGCACGTTGTTTACACCCTGGTTTTTATCGTAGAGTTTAAGTTGATTGTCCGATATCCAATGTGCAATGGTCGCATGCATTTCCATGGGGTTATGCACTTCTGCTTTTATGTTGTACTCCGCCTCTATCACAAGAGGTGTATTATTCCATGCATCCATAGACCCCCGTTCTCTTCCGGCTGCGACCAGAGGGTGATGGAGATGTTCTTTTTCGAAATCTACTTTAAAAGGAGCCGACTCATATTCGGCTGTAATGAGAGAGGCTGCATATGTAGCGTCTTCGAGGGTTTCGGCAATGACCATGGCAATGGGCTGCCCCTTGAAATAAATTTTATCAGTGTGAAACACGGGTAAGCCGAAACGTGTTTCTTTAATTTTGACTTCGTCGGCAAAACCTGGTACAAAAGGTTTATGTTGATGTGTAATGATGTCTAAGACTCCTGCTACTTGTTTAGCTTTTTCTGTATGGATGCTTTTTATAGTTCCTGATGCAATGGTGCTATCTACCAATACGGCATAACACAGTCCCTCTATATTGTATTCTGCAGCGTATTTGGCTTTGCCGGTTACTTTGGCAATGCCTTCTACTCTTCCTTCGCTAGGGACTATATCGAATGGTTCATCAAAGAATGCCATAGTTCAATTTTTATTTTTGCCGATAAGTATTGTTGCAGCTGAAGTGTGCGACGCAACGATGCTACATGCGTGCACGAAGCTGGCTTCATAAAAAATTAATTACGTAAACAATTTTGCAAAGCCGTTTCAATGGCGCCTTTCAGCAACGGCACTTTGAATGCATTGCCAGCTAGCGGTTTTACCTCGTCGGCTGCAATGGCAGCCGCTTTTGCAAAGTGCTCAATACTTGGTTCTTTGCCTTTTAAATAAGCTTCGGAAGCTAACCATCTCCAAGGTTTATGCGCTACACCTCCCGATGCTAAGCGGGCTTCCATGATTTTGTTACTTTCAATATGCAAGGCTGCTGCTACGGATACCAATGCAAATGCATAAGAGTCGCGATCGCGCAGCTTTAAGTATGCACAATGTTTGTTAAATGGATTGCGACTTATGTCTATAGAAGTAATCAAGGCATGTGACGGTAAGTTGTGATCCAGATGCGGTTCGCTGCCCGGCAAACGGTGAAAATCTTTAAACGGAATTACGGATGCTTTTTGTTTTTTGTCGATAATATTTACGCGTGCTTCTAAAGCCGCCAACGCTACACATAAATCAGAAGGATGTACCGCCACACAATGCTCGCTGTAACCAATGATAGCGCTCATGCGATTATCACCTTGGAGCGCACTGCAGCCTGAGCCCGGCGTTCGTTTGTTGCAGGGAGTACTTACGTCGTAGAAATAAGGGCAACGCGTGCGTTGCAACAAATTACCTCCGGTGCTGGCCATGTTGCGAATTTGTGCGGATGCACCGGCAAACACGGCTTTAGCGATGAGTGGATAGTCAGAAAGAATTTTGTTATCTGTGGTTAAAGCACTGTTGCGCACCATAGCGCCGATGCGTATGCCATTATCAGTGTTTTCTATTTTATCGGAAAGCACATCGGTGATATCTATCAAATTCTCAGGCTGTGCGATGTGCTTCTTCATTAGGTCCACCAAATTGGTGCCACCTGCAATAAATTGCGTATTGTCTTTCTTTATCGTTAACGCCTGGGTAATATTGGCTGATTTGTTAAAGCTGAAAGGTCTCATAATGCGGCTACTTTTTGAATTGATTCAACAATACCGTTATAGGCTCCGCAACGACATAGATTACCACTCATGAACTCTTTGATGGCGGCCACGGACTTGGTATGGCCTTCGTTTACGCAGGCTACAGCCGACATAATCTGCCCCGGGGTACAATAGCCACACTGAAAGCCATCGCATTCGATAAATGCTTTTTGCATGGGATGCAGCTTATCGCCTTCGGCCAAGCCTTCGATGGTGGTAACCTCCTTGCCAGCTGCTTGTGCAGCCAGTGTGAGACAACTTAAAACATGTTTGCCTTTGATATGAACTGTACAGGCTCCGCATTGTCCATGGTCACAGCCTTTTTTAGCTCCTGTAAGATGTAGCTGCTCTCTTAAGAGGTCCAACAGCGTTGTTCGAGTATCTGCGGTTACTTTATATGTTTTTTTATTAACCGTAATGCTTATTGGCGTTGTATGTTTGGGAGGGATGATAAAGTTCTTAACATCCTTATAAAAAGCTTTTACGGAAGAAGGTAATGCAGCCAAGGCTGCTAATGCTCCCGATATTTTTAGGAAAGAACGACGCGAACTTTTCATATGAGCAGATATTATACAAAGACCTAGATTGTCTTTATGAAATTTTCGATTGCATAAATATAATTAAAAAGCCGCTTATATCAAGCGGCTTTGTTGTAAAAAAGAAATGCGTTAATGAAAATGAATGCTGTGTAAAATCTTGGAATACCTGATTTATTTTAAAATTTGTAAGGTATTAGAACCAAGTGTTTTTATTTGGGAGAAGTTATTTTTCGATAGGTATAATAAAACAAAATAGGGATGACAGTAAACGATAATACTAAACTTATCAGCATCCCTCCAACAATCATTATTGCTAAGGGTTTTTGAATTTCAGATCCCATACTGTTTGACATAGCTGCAGGTAGTAATCCCATTGAGCCCATTAGAGCTATCATTAATACAGGTCGAATTTTAGACTGAACGGCTTTAGTAATAGCATCTAATAAGGAATTTTTCTTAAGGTATTCTTTCATAACAGTGATCAAAATAAGCGCGTTAATGGTATTTACTCCAAACAATATAATTAGGCCGATACCTGCAGATATACCAAAAATGGTTTGTGTGATCCAAATAGACAGAAAACCTCCTATAAAAGCAAAAGGCAATGTTATTGACGATAGAATCGTGTCGCGCAAGTTTCCAAAGTTGCTATATAATAAGATTAATATCAATATCAATGATATTGGAATAACTGTCATTAATTGTTTGGTGGCGCGTTCTTTACTTTCAAATTCTCCGGCCCATTCCATGTGTTGATTTTTAGGTAATACCATTCTTTTTTCAACTTTAGCCTTGGCTTCAGCAATCGTACTACCTAAATCTCGTCCTTGAATGCTAAATCCTACAGCACTATAACGACTATTTCCTTCGCGATAAATAAAGGCAGGTCCTGTTTTATAACCAATAGAAGCGATTTCCTTTAATGGAATACTATTACCATTGGAGGTACGAATGAGAATATTGCCAATTTTTTCTGGCGAATTGCGATAGTCTTCTTGAAAGCGTAACACGATATCAAAATGCCGATCCCCCTCATAAAATTTATTCGCAGCTTGACCACCAATAGTCATAGCGATAACTGCTTGCACATCGGACGTCTGAATACCATATTTTGCCATTTTAGAATCATGTAGTTGAATGCGCAATTCTGGCAGGCCTATGTTTTTATAAACGTTTACATCAGTAATACCATTTACAGTACGTATGATGTTTGCTACTTTATGCGCCTGGTTTTCGAGTTCTTCCAGATCGTTTCCAAATATTTTGACTACCAAAGAGCTTTTTACACCCGCTACATATTCTTCAACATTATCTTGAATAGGTTGGCTGAAGCCGAAATTGATTCCCGGGTATTGAGATAATAGTTCTCTTAGTTCTTGTACAATTTCGGCTTTGGTAATTTTACGCTTCCATGATTTTTCGTTTTTTAATTGGACATGAAACTCTACATTAAAAAAGCCTGTAGGATCAGTTCCATCGTTAGGTCGTCCGGTTTGGGTTAGAATGAAATCAATTTCTTCACAATTGGCAAGCATTAGCTCTTTCATTTCTTTAGTGAGCTGAGTTGATGTAGTTAGGCTAATACTATTAGGTAAAGTCGCTCTAATATAGATTGCACCTTCATTAAGTTGCGGCAAGAATTCGGTACCATAATTTAAAAAACGTACAATACATATAAGAAGCAATATACAAAAAGCTCCAAGAGTTAGTCGTTTATATCGAAAAGAAAGTAGGTGGAGTGAATAAATAAGCTGATGAGAGAACCGAGTTATTATGTTTTCTTTTTCTTCTATATTTTGATTGAACAAATATTTACACATTGCGGGCACGTATGTTAAGCTTAATAATAAAGAACCTAACAAGGCATAACTCAAAGTATAAGCTAAGGGAATGAACATTTTGCCTTCTACTTTTTGAAAGGAGAAAATAGGTAATAAAGCAACGATTAAAATCAATAAGGCAAAGGATATGTATGAGGCTACGGAGCTCGCTTGTTTGCGAATGATACCTGACTTGCTCATTTTGGCAAACCGCTCAGCACCTAGTGCTCGCTGCATGGCGGCAAGCGAAACAAAAATTGTTTCTACCATTACTAAAGTTCCTTCTAATAGCAGTCCAAAATCTAAAGCTCCCATGGAAATCAAATTGGCAGGCATGCCCTGCCACTTCAGCATAATAATGGCAAACAAAAAAGATAAAGGAATTACAGAAGCAACAATAAAAGTGGATTTCCAATTATTAAGGAAGATACCAACAATTAACGCTACTAGTAAAATGCCTTCGATTAAGTTGCGCGAAACTGTTTTGACGGTGCTATATACCAAGATGGTACGGTCGATGACGGGAACGATTTTAACACCATCGGGTAATAGCTGTTCATTTAGTAAATTGACTTTCTCCTTTAGATGTTTGATTACTTCAGATGCGTTTTCCCCTCGCAGCATAACGACAATGCCTTCTACTACATCGTCCATTTCGTTAAACCCTGCTTGTCCCAGACGAGGTTTACTTGACATTACAACATCGGCGACATTTTTGATCAGAATGGGAGTAGAGCCATTTAGTTTTATAGTAATATTTCTAATGTCTTCTAATTTATCGAGAAGTCCTACACCTCTAACCACATATGCTTGTTCTCCCTGCTGAATAATATCTCCACCTACGTTGATATTGGATTTAGATACTGCTTCATAAACATCTAAAGGAGAAAGATCAAAGTTTTTTAATTCGGTAGGATTGATACGTATTTCATAAATCTTTTCTTCTCCACCAAAACTAATAACATCTGCTACGCCCGGTACACTCAACAGCTCACTTTCAATTACCCAGTTTTGAAGAGTTGTTGTTTCTTTTAGAGGCAGACTACTTTTAATAATATATCGAAATATTTCGCCCGTAGCTCCCGAAGGCGGTTCTATGCTAAAAGACGCACCATCCGGTAGTTCTACTTTTCCAATTTTGCTCGCAACATTTTGTTGGGCGTAAAAATCATCAACTGTATCTGCAAACTGTACTGTCACCACGGATAAACCAAACAGAGATACCGAGCGAATTTGTTTTTTTTGGGGAATGGTGTTCATTTCCTTGGTGACTGGAAGTGTGACCAATTTTTCAACTTCCTCAGCACTTCGACCAGGCCATTGTGTAATGATTCTTACACGTGTATTGGTCACGTCAGGGAATGCCTCAATGGTAGTATTCTTTAAGGAATAAATACCATAGCATAATAAGGCAAAAGTTAAGAACAAGATTAATGAGGCTCGCCTCAGTGAAAAAGTGACTATATGTTGTACCAGTTTTTTCATGCCTTATTTTTTAGCTCCTCAAACAACAACAAAACGTTCGTTACTACAACTCTTTCGTCGGGATCCAACACCTCCTTTACATAATAATATTCATCATTGCTGGCTATTTTATGGACATGGCGAACTTTTAAATCACAATCCGATTTATGGGTGATTATATATTCCCTATCGTTATAAAAGATAACAGCACTTTGAGGAATAGCTAAAGCACTGTCTAGAACAGTTCGTTTATTCACGATGATATCGGCGCTTAGCCCTGGCATGAGTTGTAGGTTTTTATTGTCAAGAACTACTCGGGCCTTCAAAACATGTTCGTCATCATCAAAAACATTATATATTTTATCGATTTTGCCAATGTATATTTCGTCAGGATATGCGACGGTTCTTACTTTCACTGTATCTCCCACTTTAATTTCTCTTAGATTGCTGGCATAAATATTTACCATCACCCAGACTTGCTTTAAATTAGAAATCGAAAAAAGAGGTTCGCTTTCAGGTGTAATATTTTGCCCTCGATTAATGGTTTTCTGAATGATGTACCCATTTTGAGGAGATATAATATCAAAGTATCCGTCCTTTCTAACTCGATACATGGCCAAGGTTTGTTGTACCTTTTGTAACGAGATTTTTGCCATTTCGAGTTCGTGCTTTGTTTTCAGTACATCGATTTTTACAGATAAACCATCTCTCAAAAGATCATTAGATAATTGCAGTTCGTTTTTTAGCATTTCGACTTGCGTTTCGTAGAGTCTTTTTTGCTGAAATAGCTCTTGAGCTTCTTCCGAATGTAGGGTTGCCAACACTTGACCTTTATGAACGTAATCTCCTAGTTCGAAGTTTACAGACTCAACAGTTCCTTTTAGTAATGATCGATATATCAGCAAGTCGTTTTCATTATATTCGATTTTGCCCGACATAGTTATTTGTTCATGTACAGGCTGAATGGATACAGGGGCAATTGCTGTTGTTTTCTTTAGTTCTTCAGTTAAGCAATAAACAGTAGTGATAGAATCATCTATTTTAGATACTTTTCCTTTACAAGAGAAGCATATAATCATCCCGCAGATGATTCCTGTTATGATATACCATTTGTTCATATTAAAAATGTTTTCCTACGAGAAGTTGTAACTGTTCAATCAATTTTAAGTATGTTAATGCGGCATCCCAATAAGCAATAGCTGTTGATTGATGAGATTCTATGTAATCGATATATTGTGTCAATGTAATTTGTTTTTGTTGCAAGCGTTGCCAGAACTGTGCTAGTATACTTTGATAATCGTCTTTAAGAAAGTTATTGGAGTATTGTGATAGATATTGTTCCCATTTTTTTATTTGTGTAATGCAATTATTAATTTGCTGTTCCAGTTGCGTTACAATGCTCTGGTATTTATTTTCCTCAATAGCTTTTTGGTGTTGGGCCGCTAATATGTTGCCTTTGTTGCGATGGAAAATGGGTAGATCAATCGAAATGCCGAATCCCACAAAATCTTTCATGATATTTCCTCCACGGTCATAATTTGCTAGAAGTGTTACACTGGGTACAGCCATTGCTTTTTCCAGTGCAATGTTAGCATCAGCAAGTCGTTGCATTTGTGTTTGATGTTTTAAGACGTGATTATTTTGCAGTGCCAATTCCAATACGTTGGAGGGGATACGTGAGGTATAGTTAAGTGATAAAGTATCAAAAACAATGTTGCTTTCTGACAAAGTGTTTAATCCGGTTAAATATTTTAATTCATTAAGCAGTTCTTTTTTTTCCTCTTCCGCTGAAAATGCTTCTTTTTGTAACTGTGAGAAAGTATTTTGGGCACGCATTAATTCTGGCAACAGAACATTTCGATTGTTATACTGTCTTTGATATTTTTCTACCAGACGGCTAATTTCATTTAATAAACTTGCATTTACTTTTTCTTTTTTCGTTAGGATGTAGTATGTGTAATAAGCAACTCTAAGTTCGTACTGTAATTGAGCTGTTAAAGCATCTTTTTGTATGTGTTGTGTTTGTAGTGCTTGGGTATTTACCTGAATGCGCTTTTTGCGTTTAGCTGCGGTTTCTATTTTTTGTTCTAGCTCAATACCAAATTGTTGATATTTCCCATAGTTACCAAATAGTCTACGTTGAGATTCTATATCGAAAGTTTTCCAAAAGTTTACCTCTTGTAAGGATAAAGTTGGATTCTCATGGGCCTTGGCTTGTTGTAATTCTGCAGCGGCTTTTTCAATGTTTAAAGATTGTTCGCGTATTTGTAAGTTATGCTCGGTTAAAGCGTTTTGTAGATCACGTAGTGAATATTCTTGAGCCCATAGTACCTTGTAGCATAAAATAATATTAATCACCAAAAGAGCGAAACGCGCCATAGACAGTTTTTTGCAAAACTATCTATGGTAGATTAAAGGAATTTTGGAGCTGCATTAAAAATATATTGAAAGCGGATTAGAATTTAGTTAGAAAATTAATGTAACCCTAGTACCTCCTTCTGGCTCGTTGTGAATAGCCATCCCGATATGATGTAGTGAGAATATAATATTAGCTAATGAGAGGCCAATTCCTTTGCCTCTATGATTTTTGGCATTTGCTGCTCTATAAAAATTGCGTGTGATATTTGGCAAATCTTTTTCAGGTATGCCTATTCCGCGATCGATGATATAAATATGTAATTTTTGGTCAACTATCAAAAGTTTAAATTGAATAGGTTTATTGTGAGAGTATTTAATAGCGTTTTCAACAATATTTGTTAAGGCAATTTCTAAAAGTTTAGCATTTCCTTTCAATTCGAGCATCGATTGATCCTCGACAGCCATATTCACTTCAATCTTGGCTTGATGATGTATAACTGCGTTTTCAATAACCTTCCATATAATTTCGTCTATGCGAGTTGTAGTAAATTCAAAAGAAGGGTTTGCACCTGATAAAAGAAGCATATTGTTTAATGCATCTTCGAGATCGTGTACGTATTGTTTTGATTTTTGTAATACAATTTGATATTCCTGTGCTGATCGTGCTTTTTGTCCAGTTACTTCTAGTATTCCTAGTAAAGCGGATATAGGTGTTTTTAATTCATGAGAAACATAGTCGATAAAATTCTTTTGTACGGAAAAAGTTTCAGATATACGGTTGACTAGGTAGTTGTAGTTTTCTACTAGGTCTTGTAACTCCTGATATGTTTTTTCAACTTTAATGGGTTGATGAAAATTTTGTGCATCACGATTTTTAATCTGCTTAGTGATTTTAATAATGGGGGCATAAGCCCATTTACTCAAATATCTGGCGATGAAAAAAATAATAAGGATGCTAATAGCCGAAGCCACCCACAAAATATGGAAAAGACTTTGTAGCTGCGTTTTAAACTCTGTTTTAGGCTCACGAGCAATAACTATGAAATTACCCTGATTGTCTTGATAATATATTCCGTGATAAAAAAAATCTTTTGTTGCAAAATGTTCACTATTATTCTCTCTGATCTGATCAATAAACTGTCGTTGAATGTCGGATGTGGGAGACATATCTCCATATACCTGATGGTATAGACTATCAAAGATGGCAATGTTTTTACGTGATATTTTTTTTAAAAGCTGACTTTTGATGTTTTCATGATCTCCAATAGATAATTCGTCTTTTTCCAGATAGTATAAAGCTGCCAATAAGGTTTTGCTTTCCAATCCCTGCATTTCTTTACGTTCCATTACGGCTGCAAAAGAAAAATAAATAATTGCCGATACCCCGATAATAAGGATGCTGAACAAGATAACTGCATATAAGGAAAGCCGTTGTTTTAATTTCATATTATTCTACCTTAAATAGATAGCCTATTCCTTTTACCGTGTGGATAAATTTTTGCTTAGATTCGAGTTTATTTCTCAGATAAGAAATGTAAACATCTACAACGTTTGAAGGGTTTTCAAAATGAATGCCCCATACTGCATTTAGAATTTGCTGCCGAGTAACCACTTTGCCGTAATTATCGCATAAATATTTAAGTAATTTGAATTCGCGGGGAGACAAGTCGACTGGGTTTTGATTTAAGTGCACCTTATATTGGTGAGTGTCGATTTGAATAGGCCCAAAATCTTGTATATGCTTTGAGGTGTCTAATTGATCGTATTGATTTCTTCGTGTGAGTGCTTTTATGCGTGCAAGCAATTCATCAAAATGAAAAGGTTTGGTCATATAATCATCTGCACCGCTATCTAAGGCGGTGGTTTTGTCTAGCACACTATTCAATGCACTCAGCATAAGAATTGGGGTGAAAATTTTCTTATACCGTATAGTTTGTACCAATTGAATACCATCAATACCGGGCAGCATTACGTCTATAATCATTAAATCGAAACTCAGAGAAAGATATTGCTGAAGGACTTCTTCGCCCGATTTGCATAAAGTAATTACATAACCGACCTCCTCAAGGCCTTTTACTAAAAAATCACTTATCCTTCTGTCGTCTTCAACAATCAATATTTGCATAATTATTATTCAACTTATTTAAAACAGTAGATATTTGCACTTATTCAAAATTGACAAATATTTATTCTTTTGAAAATGGTAAAGTATTAATTTTTTAATAAAAGTACTGGCCCCTCTTTAAAGAAAATAAATTTTCATTGATAAAAGGATCTTATAATTTCAAAATAATTTCCATCAAAAAAGCATACATAGTAAAGCCCGAGAGGTAAGCGCAATAATAAATGTTTCAATGGGGCGCAACAATTTTTACATATACCTACAAGTAAAATCGTTTACTTTGACGATGTATTGCCAATGAAATGTTTTCTAAACATCTATTCATAATTGAACCGATATGCTGAAACCGATATTCCATTTCGTTTTCGCTTGTTTGCTGATAGTGTATTATAATAATATATCGGCACAACAATGCCCTATTATACCAAAACCACTGGAAGCTGTTAAAACAAAAGATAGCTTCATCATTAGCTCACAGACTAAGTTATTTATTGAAAAACCGGAACTAAGATCTGCTGCCGGCTATTTGCAGTTTCGCATGCTGCATATGTTTGCGATACCGTTAATCCCCACGCCCACTACCCCTGTTGCCGATGTAGTAGAATTGCGCTTAAGTAATAATGCTACGGCCAACGAAGAAGGATATCTATTATCCGTAACAGATAAAAAAGTAATTATTACAGGAAATTCTACCGCAGGAGTAATTAACGGAATTTCTAGTTTGTTACAGTTAGCAGCCTCAGGTAGTAAAAAAGACCAAAAAAT encodes the following:
- the tetA gene encoding Tetracycline resistance protein, class C; amino-acid sequence: MKSSSNAAIGFIFVTLTIDVIGWGLIIPVMPQLLVELKHIPLNETSRWGGYLVSVFAAMQFLFAPLMGNLSDRFGRRPIILLSLLGFCIDYIILALAHNYALLFVGRVLAGITGASFTAASAYIADISTNENRAKNFGLIGAAFGLGFVLGPALGGLLAGWGIRAPFYAAAILCFVNFLYGFFVLPESLKPENRSPFDWKKANPIGSLKFLRKYKTISGLFVAFGFMFLASHAVQSNWSYFTMYAFNWTEKQVGISLALVGVLAGVVQGGLIRYVNPRLGDEKSVYTGMLLYVLGLILFALATKSWMMYAFLIPYCLGGIAGPALQSIITKHVPANEQGLLQGSLTSIMSLTSIFGPLIMTGLFNYTTQEDSLIHFAGSPFLLGAVFMLICVTICRSVLQKEHRENPELAKHFEEPSETPVIH
- the ansB gene encoding putative L-asparaginase periplasmic — translated: MAVRIFITGGTFDKEYNMLSGQLYFKDTHLPELLEKGRNTVPVEIRTLMMIDSLEMTDEDRELIAYQCEQCEETQIIITHGTDTMDKTAKVLAEKVKNKTIVITGAMIPIKFGSSDGLFNLGSALAFVQTLPHGVYVAMNGRYFNWDNVRKNKQTGVFEELRKA
- the paoC gene encoding Aldehyde oxidoreductase molybdenum-binding subunit PaoC; the encoded protein is MAFFDEPFDIVPSEGRVEGIAKVTGKAKYAAEYNIEGLCYAVLVDSTIASGTIKSIHTEKAKQVAGVLDIITHQHKPFVPGFADEVKIKETRFGLPVFHTDKIYFKGQPIAMVIAETLEDATYAASLITAEYESAPFKVDFEKEHLHHPLVAAGRERGSMDAWNNTPLVIEAEYNIKAEVHNPMEMHATIAHWISDNQLKLYDKNQGVNNVQRTFARVFNIPEKNIEVVSEYVGGGFGSGLRVWPHAIATAMAAKQVQRPVKLMLTRPQMFYSVGYRPASWQKVKMGADEKGNIIGVWHAAKHSTSVYETFTEGITRVTRLIYKFPNLKTESAVVPLNLSTPTWMRGPGDCTGAFAIESAIDELSYKLNMDPVALRLQNLSLDKNPDNGLPWSTNYLNECIEKGAALINWSQRKAQPRALKEGDWFIGYGMALGMWNAGRNNASAGIEMQQDGSITVQTAMTDIGTGTATGMYNIAHESTGIPRNKIKVELGHSSLPPAPSQGGSTGLSSISGAVVAVCNALKLKLAEYAAAINEKYKTATEKDILLGDTGISYQTPNNEFVSYQQLWAQHNLKTIYVEASSGPGEERRQYAFCSGAAHFCKVKVHPSTGKVKIERMVCVADGGKIVNEKAAANQISGAAVGGIGMALMEEQIADANLGGLIGHDFAGYHFPVNADAPIIEVAFIGKPDANINPTGAKGLGEVGIIGVAAAIANAIYNASGKRLRDLPITPDKIVTAS
- the paoB gene encoding Aldehyde oxidoreductase FAD-binding subunit PaoB translates to MRPFSFNKSANITQALTIKKDNTQFIAGGTNLVDLMKKHIAQPENLIDITDVLSDKIENTDNGIRIGAMVRNSALTTDNKILSDYPLIAKAVFAGASAQIRNMASTGGNLLQRTRCPYFYDVSTPCNKRTPGSGCSALQGDNRMSAIIGYSEHCVAVHPSDLCVALAALEARVNIIDKKQKASVIPFKDFHRLPGSEPHLDHNLPSHALITSIDISRNPFNKHCAYLKLRDRDSYAFALVSVAAALHIESNKIMEARLASGGVAHKPWRWLASEAYLKGKEPSIEHFAKAAAIAADEVKPLAGNAFKVPLLKGAIETALQNCLRN
- the paoA gene encoding Aldehyde oxidoreductase iron-sulfur-binding subunit PaoA, which gives rise to MKSSRRSFLKISGALAALAALPSSVKAFYKDVKNFIIPPKHTTPISITVNKKTYKVTADTRTTLLDLLREQLHLTGAKKGCDHGQCGACTVHIKGKHVLSCLTLAAQAAGKEVTTIEGLAEGDKLHPMQKAFIECDGFQCGYCTPGQIMSAVACVNEGHTKSVAAIKEFMSGNLCRCGAYNGIVESIQKVAAL